Proteins from a single region of Haloarcula laminariae:
- a CDS encoding DUF7331 family protein: MASAPSNTQQADEQYGAFTTGDGDVVVYDTDNPEAWLQSDYAVEVGPASERTSA; this comes from the coding sequence ATGGCATCGGCCCCAAGCAACACGCAGCAAGCAGACGAGCAGTACGGCGCTTTCACGACCGGCGACGGCGATGTCGTCGTCTACGACACGGACAACCCCGAGGCGTGGCTCCAGTCCGACTACGCCGTCGAGGTAGGGCCCGCATCAGAGCGGACAAGCGCCTAG